From one Pseudobdellovibrionaceae bacterium genomic stretch:
- the fliS gene encoding flagellar export chaperone FliS — MKNGYQQYKKTSIESASREKLLLMMYEGAIKYVKRAQIAIDKRDIAERGANIGRAFDIVIELNNTLNHEVGGEVAKNLEQLYMFITDQLTQANITGNREYLDHALKVLQTLHEGWVQAIEKLKREEQVK, encoded by the coding sequence ATGAAGAACGGTTATCAGCAATACAAAAAGACATCTATTGAAAGTGCTAGCCGCGAAAAGCTTCTCTTGATGATGTACGAGGGAGCCATTAAGTACGTCAAAAGGGCGCAGATTGCCATCGACAAAAGGGACATCGCCGAACGGGGTGCCAATATTGGTCGGGCTTTCGACATCGTTATTGAGCTGAACAACACCCTCAATCATGAAGTTGGGGGAGAGGTGGCCAAGAATTTGGAGCAGCTGTATATGTTCATCACCGATCAGCTGACACAGGCCAATATTACGGGTAATCGCGAGTACCTGGATCACGCTCTCAAAGTCTTGCAGACGTTACACGAGGGTTGGGTACAGGCCATTGAAAAATTAAAAAGGGAAGAACAGGTTAAGTAG
- a CDS encoding glycosyltransferase family 9 protein: MKVLLVSLLRIGDTLLALPLLESMRKSNPEIEIHILVNRGSALLKPLMPFATFHYFERDELQKGLGEYNRPFFDSYFMLRDLIDELNQEKFDRLINVTQNRLSGWLCGALDAREKAGLILNRNGVPSFGSTWFNYLNDYVAAGGKEIFHYSDIFCYGAGVSPVNRYSLAESQEGREEAELIFGGHSGPRYLVQALTSDAKKNWSTEAWSESLRLLQVKNPQARFYLLGAPFEEKSLLALQELCLQKSVKAELALCSFAGAYSLLCRADLLLTGDTSIKHLASATDCPVLEISLGSSDYRKTGIYRKGNLIVQSKEPCAPCQHSVSCGFESHRCGDRLSPELIALAAEALLNGNRKSLLLLTREFASEAEILVSDFSSSGYWMAEAIGDRPGVATIKRWIERSTWKMMLEKEHLRPVGEFGSEGRRLYMSVTQAHPKFKKEDIKKSLLALEREATLTENVVGGLLNKSRRLGSSRDSEVALKGMIDLLYEECDRDDSGRVLLSYLSSLGGAQRDGLPDLARLRRIRGMLEEVKHKSTIRMKLIRSMQSQSMEML; this comes from the coding sequence ATGAAAGTACTCTTAGTGAGTCTGTTGCGCATTGGTGACACGCTGTTGGCACTACCCCTGTTGGAGTCCATGCGCAAATCCAACCCTGAAATCGAAATTCATATTCTCGTTAATAGAGGCTCGGCCCTGCTAAAGCCGCTTATGCCCTTTGCCACCTTTCACTACTTTGAACGAGACGAGTTGCAAAAAGGGCTGGGTGAATATAATCGTCCCTTCTTTGATTCCTATTTCATGCTTCGCGACCTGATTGATGAGCTAAATCAGGAGAAGTTCGACCGCCTGATCAACGTCACCCAAAACAGGTTGAGTGGTTGGCTATGTGGGGCCCTTGATGCGCGTGAAAAAGCAGGACTGATCCTGAATCGCAACGGGGTGCCGAGTTTTGGTTCCACCTGGTTTAATTACCTTAACGATTATGTGGCTGCTGGTGGCAAGGAGATATTTCACTATAGCGATATCTTTTGCTATGGCGCCGGAGTGAGTCCAGTCAACCGCTACAGTCTGGCTGAGAGTCAGGAAGGTCGGGAAGAGGCTGAACTCATTTTCGGTGGCCACTCAGGGCCCCGATATTTGGTCCAGGCCTTAACCAGTGATGCAAAGAAGAACTGGTCAACTGAGGCGTGGAGTGAGTCTTTGCGGCTTTTGCAGGTCAAAAACCCCCAGGCTCGATTCTATTTGCTCGGAGCTCCTTTTGAGGAGAAATCCCTTTTGGCTCTTCAGGAACTCTGTCTGCAGAAATCCGTAAAGGCTGAATTAGCTCTTTGTAGTTTTGCAGGTGCCTATAGCCTGCTATGCCGGGCTGATTTGCTTCTCACGGGAGACACCAGCATCAAGCATTTGGCATCAGCGACGGACTGTCCGGTGTTGGAAATCAGTTTGGGGAGTAGCGACTATCGAAAAACGGGAATTTATCGGAAGGGAAATCTCATTGTTCAAAGCAAGGAACCCTGTGCCCCCTGCCAGCACTCAGTGAGCTGTGGATTTGAAAGCCACCGCTGTGGTGACCGTCTGTCGCCGGAGCTCATTGCTCTAGCGGCGGAGGCACTTTTGAACGGCAATAGAAAATCCTTATTGCTATTGACCCGCGAATTCGCCTCGGAGGCCGAAATTTTAGTAAGTGACTTTTCCTCTTCGGGCTATTGGATGGCCGAGGCCATTGGCGATCGCCCTGGAGTGGCGACGATCAAGCGATGGATCGAACGATCCACCTGGAAAATGATGCTGGAAAAGGAACACCTCAGGCCTGTGGGTGAATTTGGCAGCGAGGGCCGTCGTCTCTATATGTCGGTCACCCAGGCTCATCCAAAATTCAAAAAAGAAGATATCAAAAAGAGTCTGTTGGCTCTGGAGAGAGAAGCCACTCTCACGGAAAACGTGGTTGGTGGCTTACTTAACAAAAGTCGCAGGTTGGGGAGCAGTCGTGATAGCGAGGTGGCATTGAAGGGCATGATCGATCTCCTGTATGAGGAGTGTGATCGGGACGACAGCGGTCGTGTATTATTGTCCTATTTGTCCTCTTTGGGCGGAGCTCAACGAGACGGCCTACCGGATTTGGCCAGACTGCGTCGCATCCGAGGGATGCTTGAAGAAGTGAAACACAAATCCACGATACGAATGAAACTCATTCGCTCAATGCAAAGCCAATCAATGGAGATGTTATGA
- a CDS encoding tetratricopeptide repeat protein codes for MSRLESERHSRSFSIKNEQSTDEVQRFPIKEEKMRALPITRSVEAVEAFDREQESPPVAAPSDAQSCQEPELLNNAKILLQAREYRLVQSLLRKVLAKNSRHKLAIKWMGDALKGEGHLDEAARCYSELLRIEENTENHLRAAEVYYEMGQDEEALNHYFQALEGLRGEEPELFEIFKNVGNIQVRSGDYESAEENYNRAYTLNPHSDTLLVNYGTLEIQRGDLERAVSRFRQAVELNPASDKAWVGLALVHRQFGDLELSWGNLERSMDLNPENETALNLAIEWALKDGRMAQLIDRLENYLQRRDQDAAKSLTLAKLLYSSGRFRQASIELERTLLLEPTSSQALTLKSMVDGELKRQKERFN; via the coding sequence ATGTCTAGACTTGAGTCCGAACGTCATTCACGATCATTTTCAATCAAGAACGAACAATCGACTGACGAGGTCCAGCGGTTTCCCATTAAAGAGGAAAAGATGCGAGCTCTTCCGATCACTCGGTCCGTTGAGGCAGTTGAGGCCTTTGACAGGGAGCAGGAGAGTCCCCCCGTTGCTGCCCCTTCCGATGCGCAGAGCTGCCAGGAGCCCGAGCTCCTTAATAATGCAAAAATTCTTCTTCAGGCCCGCGAGTATCGTCTGGTTCAAAGTTTGTTGCGCAAAGTATTGGCCAAAAACTCCAGGCACAAACTGGCAATCAAGTGGATGGGTGATGCCCTCAAAGGTGAAGGGCACTTGGATGAGGCCGCCCGATGCTATTCGGAGCTGCTGCGAATCGAAGAGAACACAGAGAATCACCTCAGGGCCGCCGAGGTCTATTATGAGATGGGACAAGACGAAGAGGCCCTCAATCACTACTTTCAGGCCTTAGAGGGGCTGCGTGGTGAGGAGCCTGAGCTGTTTGAGATCTTCAAAAATGTGGGCAACATTCAGGTACGTTCAGGCGATTACGAGTCAGCCGAAGAAAACTACAATCGGGCCTACACTCTCAATCCTCATTCCGACACCTTGCTGGTGAACTACGGAACTTTAGAGATTCAACGGGGGGACCTGGAACGGGCCGTTTCCCGTTTTCGTCAGGCAGTGGAATTGAACCCGGCCAGTGACAAGGCTTGGGTGGGGTTGGCTTTAGTTCACCGTCAGTTTGGCGACCTGGAGTTGAGTTGGGGTAATTTGGAAAGATCCATGGACCTAAATCCGGAGAATGAAACGGCCTTGAATCTGGCCATTGAATGGGCACTTAAGGATGGCCGGATGGCTCAGCTCATTGATCGACTGGAGAACTATCTTCAGCGCCGTGATCAGGACGCAGCCAAAAGCTTAACTCTGGCGAAGCTTCTATATAGTTCCGGCCGTTTTCGCCAGGCTTCGATTGAATTAGAAAGAACTTTGCTCCTTGAACCAACTTCGTCCCAGGCCCTGACTCTCAAGAGCATGGTGGATGGAGAGTTAAAGAGGCAAAAAGAAAGGTTTAACTGA